The Cyanobacterium sp. HL-69 genome segment ATATACAAAGAAATCCCTTTGATGGTATTGGTAAACCTGAACCATTAAAATTTGATTTAAGTGGATTATGGTCACGACGTATTAATCAAGAACATCGTTTAATTTATCAGGTATTAGATGATGAAATTATTATTATTCAATGTCGTTATCACTATTAGCGTTTTGTAAAAGGAATGAAAAAGTTGTTCCCCTACTCTTTGTACGTCTTCTAAATTCTCGATTTGGGGATTAGC includes the following:
- a CDS encoding toxin-antitoxin system Txe/YoeB family toxin component, with product MKISFLEDAWHDYLYWQTQDKKTLKRINQIIKDIQRNPFDGIGKPEPLKFDLSGLWSRRINQEHRLIYQVLDDEIIIIQCRYHY